In Hamadaea flava, a genomic segment contains:
- a CDS encoding acyl-CoA dehydrogenase codes for MTHYKSNLRDLEFNLFEVFETPFGTGPYADVDAETARGVLAEVDRLARVDLAASFAEADRNPPVFDPATHSVTVPDAFKKSFQAFMDSEFWLLDLPSTVGGTLAPRSLWWTLAEMVLGANPAIWMYSSGPSFVNTILSEGTEEQKKWAQIFVDRRWGSTMVLTEPDAGSDVGAGRTKAIPQPDGSWHIEGVKRFITSGDQDMTENIVHYVLARPVDTPGVGGPGTKGLSLFLVPKFHFDPESGELGERNGVFTTNVEHKMGLKVSATCEMTFGGHGVPAKGWLLGEVHEGIRQMFLIIENARMMVGTKAISTLSTGYLNALEYAKERVQGGDLKAMTDKTAPRVTITHHPDVRRSLMLQKAYAEGLRALYIYAAQWADKARIATAAGDADAAKQATKINDLLLPLVKGVGSEKAFELLGSESLQTFGGSGFLQDYPLEQYVRDSKIDSLYEGTTAIQSLDLFFRKIVRDNGKAMLTVAAEISEFLSDDNENSELKQEREALGKAAMEFQRMVGVLTGWLGEAAGGDPDAVYKVGLHSRRLLLALGDLVVGWLLQRQATVALAALNGEVTEADRAFYTGKIAAAKFFAAEVLPELGASRRIIEGASLDLMQLDEAAF; via the coding sequence ATGACGCACTACAAGAGCAACCTTCGGGACCTGGAGTTCAACCTCTTCGAGGTCTTCGAGACGCCGTTCGGAACCGGCCCGTACGCCGATGTCGACGCGGAGACCGCGCGGGGCGTGCTGGCGGAGGTCGACCGGCTGGCGCGAGTCGACCTCGCGGCGAGCTTCGCCGAGGCCGACCGCAATCCGCCGGTCTTCGACCCCGCGACGCACTCCGTCACCGTTCCGGACGCCTTCAAGAAGTCCTTCCAGGCGTTCATGGACTCCGAGTTCTGGCTGCTCGACCTGCCTTCGACGGTGGGTGGCACGCTCGCGCCGCGCAGCCTCTGGTGGACCCTCGCCGAGATGGTGCTGGGCGCCAACCCGGCCATCTGGATGTACTCGTCCGGCCCGTCCTTCGTGAACACCATCCTCTCGGAGGGCACGGAGGAGCAGAAGAAGTGGGCGCAGATCTTCGTCGACCGCCGCTGGGGCTCGACCATGGTGCTCACCGAGCCGGACGCCGGCTCCGACGTGGGCGCCGGGCGGACCAAGGCGATCCCGCAGCCCGACGGCTCCTGGCACATCGAGGGCGTCAAGCGCTTCATCACGTCCGGTGACCAGGACATGACCGAGAACATCGTCCACTACGTGCTGGCCCGTCCGGTCGACACTCCTGGCGTGGGCGGACCCGGCACCAAGGGCCTGTCGCTGTTCCTGGTGCCGAAGTTCCACTTCGACCCGGAGTCGGGCGAGCTGGGCGAGCGCAACGGCGTCTTCACCACCAACGTCGAGCACAAGATGGGCCTGAAGGTCTCGGCCACCTGTGAGATGACGTTCGGCGGGCACGGCGTACCGGCGAAGGGCTGGCTGCTCGGCGAGGTGCACGAGGGCATCCGGCAGATGTTCCTCATCATCGAGAACGCCCGCATGATGGTCGGCACCAAGGCGATCTCCACCCTGTCGACGGGCTACCTCAACGCGCTGGAGTACGCCAAGGAGCGTGTCCAGGGCGGCGACCTCAAGGCGATGACCGACAAGACGGCTCCCCGGGTCACGATCACCCACCACCCCGACGTACGCCGCTCGCTGATGCTGCAGAAGGCGTACGCCGAGGGCCTGCGCGCGCTCTACATCTACGCGGCGCAGTGGGCGGACAAGGCGCGCATCGCGACAGCGGCCGGCGACGCCGACGCCGCGAAGCAGGCGACGAAGATCAACGACCTGCTCCTGCCGCTCGTCAAGGGCGTCGGCTCGGAGAAGGCGTTCGAGCTGCTCGGCTCCGAGTCGCTGCAGACCTTCGGCGGATCCGGCTTCCTCCAGGACTACCCGCTGGAGCAGTACGTCCGCGACTCGAAGATCGACTCCCTCTACGAGGGCACCACCGCGATCCAGAGCCTCGACCTGTTCTTCCGGAAGATCGTCCGGGACAACGGCAAGGCCATGCTCACGGTCGCCGCGGAGATCTCGGAGTTCCTCTCCGACGACAACGAGAACAGCGAGCTCAAGCAGGAGCGCGAGGCACTGGGCAAGGCCGCGATGGAGTTCCAGCGGATGGTCGGCGTGCTGACCGGCTGGCTGGGCGAGGCCGCCGGGGGCGACCCCGACGCCGTCTACAAGGTCGGCCTGCACTCCCGCCGACTGCTGCTGGCCCTGGGCGACCTCGTCGTCGGCTGGCTGCTCCAGCGGCAGGCGACCGTCGCGCTGGCCGCCCTGAACGGCGAGGTCACCGAGGCGGACCGGGCCTTCTACACCGGCAAGATCGCCGCAGCGAAGTTCTTCGCCGCCGAGGTGCTGCCGGAGCTGGGCGCCTCCCGCCGGATCATCGAGGGCGCGTCGCTCGACCTCATGCAGCTCGACGAGGCCGCGTTCTGA
- a CDS encoding ABC transporter permease produces MAVRLFAQLKLRVLRNGFRGKPARVTMFVLSLFFGAWFGGGGCLALIASMQPAYPELTALVPTLGGALLVIGWLFGPLLWFGVDESLAPAKFALLPIPRRTLITGLLTAALLGVPVAATLLATSGLVIGSALGHGVLPAVVSAVGVVVGLLMCVALSRAVTSAFANLLGSRRVRDLAAIGLALLVALLGPAQIFGISALSRADFAKLEGFAEVLGWTPLAAPWSAAVSAARGDYLAAVAKVGIGVVTTGLLLWWWSATIERAMLGATDASGPRRAAGSASPVTQFFGRLRWVPATAEGAMVVREARYWWRDTRRRANLITFAVIGVFLPVLFNLGPSGLLPSDADAPALPDNPAIHTASMVFVGVLGAVAVANQFGFDGTAYALHLATGVPGRREIRSRIIGYSLYIVPLIVLISILVTLLGGDAAELPSRIGILLGGYGVSLTACLIVSVFGAYALPETSNPFAVNTGGGLTKSLLALVAMVGSVILATPLILAAALAGDLWTWLALPVGVAYGLGAVWLGVIVGGDAVDRRGPELLAAVTPRG; encoded by the coding sequence GTGGCTGTGAGACTCTTCGCCCAGCTCAAACTCCGGGTGCTGCGCAACGGCTTTCGCGGCAAGCCGGCGCGCGTCACGATGTTCGTGCTGTCGCTGTTCTTCGGCGCCTGGTTCGGTGGCGGCGGCTGCCTGGCCCTGATCGCCTCGATGCAGCCGGCTTATCCGGAGCTGACCGCCCTGGTCCCGACACTCGGCGGAGCGCTGCTGGTGATCGGCTGGCTGTTCGGCCCGCTGCTCTGGTTCGGCGTCGACGAGTCGCTCGCCCCGGCCAAGTTCGCGCTGCTCCCGATCCCCCGGCGCACGCTCATCACCGGCCTGCTCACGGCCGCGCTGCTCGGCGTCCCGGTCGCGGCCACCTTGCTCGCGACCTCCGGTCTGGTGATCGGGTCGGCCCTCGGCCACGGGGTGCTCCCGGCCGTGGTGAGCGCGGTCGGCGTCGTGGTCGGCCTGCTGATGTGCGTCGCGCTCTCGAGAGCGGTCACGAGCGCGTTCGCCAATCTTCTGGGATCCCGACGGGTACGCGATCTCGCCGCGATCGGTCTCGCGCTGCTGGTCGCCTTGCTCGGGCCGGCGCAGATCTTCGGGATCTCGGCGCTCTCCCGCGCCGACTTCGCCAAGTTGGAGGGTTTCGCCGAGGTCCTGGGCTGGACTCCGCTCGCCGCACCGTGGTCCGCCGCGGTGTCGGCCGCCCGGGGCGACTATCTCGCGGCGGTCGCGAAGGTCGGCATCGGCGTCGTCACCACCGGCCTGCTGCTGTGGTGGTGGTCGGCGACCATCGAACGGGCGATGCTCGGCGCGACCGACGCCTCCGGCCCCCGGCGTGCCGCCGGATCGGCCTCGCCGGTGACCCAGTTCTTCGGCCGGCTGCGCTGGGTGCCGGCCACGGCCGAGGGCGCGATGGTGGTACGCGAGGCGCGCTACTGGTGGCGGGACACCCGTCGCCGGGCGAACCTGATCACCTTCGCCGTCATCGGCGTCTTCCTGCCGGTGCTGTTCAACCTCGGCCCGTCCGGGCTGCTCCCGAGCGACGCGGATGCCCCGGCGTTGCCGGACAATCCGGCGATCCACACCGCTTCGATGGTGTTCGTGGGCGTACTGGGCGCGGTCGCGGTCGCCAACCAGTTCGGCTTCGACGGCACTGCGTACGCGTTGCACCTGGCGACCGGCGTACCGGGGCGACGGGAGATCCGCAGCCGGATCATCGGCTACTCCCTCTACATCGTCCCGTTGATCGTGCTCATCTCGATCCTCGTGACGCTGCTCGGAGGCGACGCCGCCGAGTTGCCGTCGCGGATCGGCATCCTGCTCGGCGGATACGGGGTCAGCCTCACGGCGTGCCTGATCGTGAGCGTCTTCGGCGCGTACGCCCTCCCTGAGACGTCGAATCCGTTCGCGGTGAACACCGGAGGCGGCCTGACCAAGAGCCTGCTCGCCCTGGTCGCCATGGTCGGCTCGGTCATCCTGGCCACGCCGCTGATCCTGGCTGCGGCCCTCGCGGGAGATCTCTGGACCTGGCTGGCCTTGCCGGTCGGCGTCGCGTACGGGCTGGGTGCGGTCTGGCTGGGTGTGATCGTCGGCGGTGACGCAGTCGACCGGCGTGGTCCGGAGCTGCTAGCGGCCGTCACACCACGCGGCTGA
- a CDS encoding sodium/solute symporter has protein sequence MSNPYLLPAIGAVTLATLAIGAYGLRLARTTSDFLVASRVISPTWNAAAIGGEYLSAASFLGVAGLILRFGVDMLWYPVGFAAGYLALLLFVAAPLRRSGAFTLPDFCQLRLGSRRLRKLATGFVVFIGWLYLVPQFQGAGLTLATVTGSPYWAGSVLVAGVVTANVAFGGMRAITFVQAFQYWLKLTALAVPAIFLVLHWRSTGQPHVPAPLEWLLPSEGGKRGLFSTYSLMLATFLGTMGLPHVLVRFYTNPDGAAARRTTLVVLGLVGAFYLFPTLYGVLGRIWTPELASGRSDAVVLLLPERALGTGVLGQLLGALVAAGAFAAFISTASGLLTAVAGVLATDVFGRGSVRAFRVAAVLGGTVPLVLALNVTGLNVSQVVGLAFAVAASSFCPLLVLGTWWRGLTDLGAAAGVLAGGGAAAASVLVTVFGPELPGALGELIAQPAAWTVPLAFAVMVAVSFATQHRVPADIRQIMFRLHAPEALRAVS, from the coding sequence GTGAGCAACCCCTATCTGCTGCCCGCGATCGGCGCGGTGACCCTCGCGACCCTGGCCATCGGGGCCTATGGTCTGCGCCTGGCCCGCACGACCAGCGATTTCCTGGTGGCGTCACGGGTGATCAGCCCGACCTGGAACGCGGCCGCGATCGGCGGGGAGTACCTGAGCGCGGCGAGCTTCCTCGGCGTCGCCGGGCTGATCCTGCGCTTCGGCGTGGACATGCTCTGGTATCCGGTCGGGTTCGCCGCGGGCTACCTGGCGTTGCTGCTGTTCGTCGCCGCGCCGCTGCGCCGCTCGGGCGCCTTCACCCTGCCCGACTTCTGCCAGCTCCGGCTCGGTTCGCGACGGCTACGCAAGCTGGCCACCGGTTTCGTCGTCTTCATCGGCTGGCTCTACCTCGTTCCCCAGTTCCAGGGGGCCGGGCTGACCCTGGCGACCGTCACGGGCTCGCCCTACTGGGCCGGATCGGTGCTGGTCGCGGGGGTGGTGACGGCGAACGTCGCGTTCGGTGGCATGCGGGCCATCACCTTCGTCCAGGCCTTCCAGTACTGGCTGAAGCTCACCGCGCTCGCGGTCCCGGCGATCTTCCTCGTGCTGCACTGGCGGTCGACCGGACAGCCGCACGTGCCCGCACCGCTGGAATGGCTGCTGCCGAGCGAGGGCGGCAAGCGCGGGCTGTTCAGCACTTATTCGCTGATGCTCGCGACCTTCCTGGGCACGATGGGTCTCCCCCACGTCCTCGTACGCTTCTACACCAACCCGGACGGAGCGGCCGCTCGGCGTACGACGCTGGTCGTGCTGGGCCTGGTCGGGGCGTTCTACCTGTTCCCCACGCTTTACGGAGTCCTCGGGCGAATCTGGACCCCCGAGTTGGCCTCGGGCCGCAGCGACGCCGTCGTGCTGCTGTTGCCGGAACGGGCGCTCGGGACCGGCGTACTGGGGCAACTGCTCGGCGCGCTCGTGGCGGCCGGGGCGTTCGCCGCCTTCATCTCCACCGCGTCCGGGCTGCTCACCGCTGTGGCAGGGGTGCTGGCGACCGACGTGTTCGGGCGAGGATCGGTACGCGCCTTCCGGGTGGCCGCCGTACTCGGTGGGACCGTTCCGCTCGTACTCGCGCTCAACGTCACCGGGCTCAACGTGTCCCAAGTGGTCGGGCTGGCCTTCGCGGTCGCCGCGTCGAGCTTCTGCCCGCTGCTCGTCCTCGGCACCTGGTGGCGGGGGTTGACCGACCTCGGGGCGGCGGCCGGCGTACTAGCCGGCGGCGGAGCCGCGGCGGCGTCGGTCCTGGTCACGGTGTTCGGACCGGAGCTGCCCGGAGCGCTCGGCGAACTCATCGCCCAGCCGGCCGCCTGGACGGTGCCGCTCGCGTTCGCCGTCATGGTGGCGGTGTCGTTCGCCACCCAGCACCGGGTGCCCGCCGACATCCGGCAGATCATGTTCCGGCTGCACGCACCGGAAGCTCTACGCGCCGTCTCCTGA
- the trhA gene encoding PAQR family membrane homeostasis protein TrhA has protein sequence MSTTADLKQKLKPIDIGKPRLRGWLHAYAFFIALACGAVLVTLAAFRPGIAPVVSVAIYSVTVCGLFGISALYHRRVWSERGYQIMRRLDHAMIFVFIAGTYTPFCVLLLDQGKATVLLIIVWAGAVAGAAQSLIWPHAPRWVSAPMYIALGWVAVAVLPDILHNGGVTALVLLLAGGAAYTVGAVFYALRRPNPWPTVFGHHEFFHACTLVAALCHQIAVYFALYA, from the coding sequence GTGAGCACGACCGCCGACCTCAAGCAGAAGCTGAAGCCGATCGACATCGGCAAGCCGCGCCTGCGCGGCTGGCTTCACGCGTACGCGTTCTTCATCGCCCTCGCCTGTGGGGCAGTGCTGGTCACCCTGGCCGCGTTCCGGCCCGGCATCGCGCCCGTCGTCAGCGTCGCCATCTACAGCGTCACCGTCTGCGGGCTCTTCGGGATCAGCGCGCTCTACCACCGTCGGGTGTGGAGCGAGCGCGGGTACCAGATCATGCGGCGGCTCGACCACGCCATGATCTTCGTCTTCATCGCCGGGACGTACACGCCGTTCTGCGTACTGCTGCTGGATCAGGGCAAGGCGACCGTGCTGCTGATCATCGTCTGGGCCGGCGCGGTCGCCGGGGCGGCTCAGTCGCTGATCTGGCCGCACGCCCCCCGATGGGTCTCCGCCCCGATGTACATCGCCCTCGGCTGGGTCGCCGTCGCGGTGCTGCCCGACATCCTCCACAACGGTGGCGTCACGGCGTTGGTGCTGCTGCTCGCCGGTGGAGCGGCGTACACCGTCGGCGCGGTCTTCTACGCGCTGCGGCGGCCTAACCCGTGGCCGACGGTCTTCGGCCACCACGAGTTCTTCCACGCCTGCACGCTGGTGGCGGCCCTCTGCCATCAGATCGCGGTCTACTTCGCCCTTTACGCCTGA
- a CDS encoding NHL domain-containing thioredoxin family protein: MRVRAPELRGRGWLNTGGKELKLADLRGKIVVLDFWTFCCINCLHVLDELRPLEQKYADVLTIIGVHSPKFEHEKDPDALAAAVERYGVEHPVLDDPQLEMWQQYTAKAWPTLSVVDPEGYLVASMAGEGHAEGLTRLIDQIVAEHDAKRTLHRGDGPYVPPLPSKTALRFPGKALALPGGSLLVSDSARHSLVELDADGETVLRRLGSGTRGRADGGPATAGFSEPQGLCLLPAKVAERVGYDVVVADTVNHLLRGVRLETGEVTTIAGTGRQWRSTVDFHPHDATSVDLSSPWDVAYYDGRIVIAMAGIHQLWWFDPIRRTAGAYAGTTVEALRDGDLEQAWLSQPSGLSVSADGARLWFVDSETSALRYIEGNQLHTAAGQGLFDFGHVDGPAETALLQHPLGLYALPDGSVLIADTYNGAIRRYADGQISTVEAGLAEPSDVIVAADGSVLVVESAAHRLIRLAPGAVDSLVDGGRLSVERPATPISSGDVTLEILFTPPPGQKLDETYGPSTRLEVSASPPELLLEGAGVTTSLIRQLVINPDVPSGVLQVVAQAATCDADVEHAACHLARQDWGVPVTVDASASDRLALALLAR, translated from the coding sequence ATGCGAGTGAGGGCGCCGGAGCTGCGCGGTCGAGGCTGGTTGAACACGGGCGGCAAGGAGCTGAAGCTCGCCGACCTGCGCGGCAAGATCGTCGTCCTGGACTTCTGGACGTTTTGCTGCATCAACTGCCTGCATGTCCTCGACGAACTGCGCCCGCTGGAGCAGAAGTACGCCGACGTCCTGACGATCATCGGGGTGCACTCGCCGAAGTTCGAGCACGAGAAGGATCCCGACGCCCTCGCCGCGGCGGTCGAGCGGTACGGCGTCGAGCACCCGGTGCTCGACGATCCCCAGCTGGAGATGTGGCAGCAGTACACGGCGAAGGCATGGCCGACGCTCAGCGTCGTCGACCCGGAGGGCTATCTCGTCGCGAGCATGGCCGGTGAGGGGCACGCCGAAGGGCTCACCCGGCTGATCGACCAGATCGTCGCCGAGCACGACGCGAAGCGGACGCTGCACCGGGGCGACGGGCCGTATGTGCCGCCGCTGCCCAGCAAGACCGCGCTGCGCTTCCCGGGCAAGGCGCTGGCACTGCCCGGTGGGAGCCTGCTCGTCAGCGACTCCGCCCGGCACTCGCTCGTCGAACTCGACGCCGACGGCGAGACGGTGCTGCGCCGGCTCGGCTCCGGTACGCGAGGCCGCGCCGACGGCGGTCCCGCCACGGCCGGCTTCTCCGAGCCGCAGGGCCTGTGCCTGCTGCCCGCGAAGGTCGCCGAGCGGGTCGGCTATGACGTGGTCGTCGCCGACACCGTGAACCACCTGCTCCGGGGCGTACGCCTCGAGACCGGAGAGGTCACCACGATCGCCGGCACCGGACGGCAGTGGCGGTCGACGGTGGACTTCCACCCGCACGACGCGACCAGCGTCGACCTGTCGTCCCCGTGGGACGTCGCCTACTACGACGGGCGCATCGTGATCGCGATGGCTGGTATTCACCAGCTCTGGTGGTTCGACCCCATTCGGCGTACCGCTGGGGCCTATGCCGGAACAACCGTCGAGGCGTTGCGCGACGGCGACCTGGAGCAGGCGTGGCTGTCGCAGCCCTCAGGTCTGTCGGTGTCGGCGGACGGCGCGCGACTGTGGTTCGTGGACTCCGAGACGAGCGCGCTGCGCTACATCGAGGGCAACCAGCTGCACACGGCCGCCGGGCAGGGCCTGTTCGACTTCGGGCACGTCGACGGCCCGGCCGAGACCGCGCTCCTGCAACACCCGCTGGGCCTTTACGCGCTGCCCGACGGCTCGGTGCTCATCGCCGACACCTACAACGGGGCGATCCGCCGGTACGCCGACGGCCAGATCTCCACAGTGGAAGCCGGATTGGCCGAGCCCAGCGACGTGATCGTGGCCGCCGACGGATCCGTCCTCGTGGTGGAGTCCGCCGCCCACCGGCTCATCCGGCTGGCACCGGGCGCCGTGGACTCGCTTGTGGACGGCGGCCGGCTCTCGGTCGAACGCCCAGCCACCCCGATCAGCTCAGGCGACGTCACGCTGGAGATCCTGTTCACGCCGCCGCCCGGCCAGAAACTCGACGAGACCTACGGGCCGTCCACGCGACTGGAAGTGTCAGCGTCCCCGCCGGAGCTGCTCCTCGAAGGTGCTGGTGTGACGACCTCGCTCATCCGACAGCTCGTCATCAACCCGGACGTGCCCTCGGGCGTACTGCAGGTCGTGGCGCAAGCGGCGACGTGCGACGCCGACGTCGAGCACGCCGCCTGCCACCTGGCCCGGCAGGACTGGGGCGTACCCGTGACGGTCGACGCCTCCGCCTCCGACCGGCTTGCGCTCGCGCTGCTCGCCCGCTGA
- a CDS encoding ABC transporter ATP-binding protein: protein MTALALRGLVKRFDQKIAVAGVDLDVPTGSFFGLLGPNGAGKTTTLSMTVGLLRPDQGTAVVLGHDVWADPVQAKALLGVMPDGVRLFDRLDGAELLAYTGMLRGMDRAVVDQRAKELLDVLALADAGRTLVIDYSAGMKKKIALACALLHAPRMLVLDEPFEAVDPVSGSLIRDILQRYVQGGGTVIFSSHVMEVVERLCSHVAIMAEGRIRTVGTLEQVTGGRELEEVFVEVVGGRTATGEELQWL, encoded by the coding sequence GTGACAGCACTCGCCCTGCGCGGCCTCGTGAAGCGGTTCGACCAGAAAATCGCCGTGGCCGGCGTCGACCTCGACGTCCCGACCGGCAGCTTCTTCGGGCTGCTCGGCCCGAACGGTGCGGGCAAGACGACGACGCTGAGCATGACGGTCGGGCTGCTGCGCCCCGATCAGGGCACCGCCGTCGTCCTCGGGCACGACGTCTGGGCGGATCCCGTCCAGGCCAAGGCGCTGCTCGGCGTCATGCCGGACGGCGTACGCCTCTTCGACCGGCTGGACGGGGCCGAACTGCTCGCGTACACGGGGATGTTGCGGGGCATGGACCGCGCGGTCGTGGACCAGCGCGCGAAGGAGCTGCTGGACGTCCTGGCCCTGGCCGACGCGGGCCGGACGCTGGTGATCGACTATTCCGCGGGCATGAAGAAGAAGATCGCCCTGGCCTGCGCGTTGTTGCACGCGCCCCGGATGCTGGTGCTGGACGAGCCGTTCGAGGCGGTCGACCCGGTGAGCGGGTCGTTGATCCGCGACATCCTGCAGCGGTACGTCCAGGGTGGCGGAACGGTGATCTTCTCCAGCCACGTCATGGAGGTCGTCGAGCGGCTGTGCAGCCACGTCGCGATCATGGCGGAGGGCCGTATCCGGACCGTCGGCACACTGGAGCAGGTCACCGGCGGACGTGAGCTGGAGGAGGTCTTCGTCGAGGTGGTCGGCGGCCGCACCGCGACCGGCGAGGAACTCCAGTGGCTGTGA
- a CDS encoding LamB/YcsF family protein → MDLNADLGEGFGHWNLGDDDALLAVVTSANVACGFHAGDAGIMRRVCAGAAERGVVIGAQVGYRDLAGFGRRKIEYELPQLRDELIYQVGALQALAASEGAQVQYVKPHGALYHAVDHVPAVVEATMAVGLPLLCAPESVLSTEAADSGVQVVFEGFADRAYRADGTLLPRGKPGAVIGDTEEVVARALLMAVDQRVIALDGTVVPHNVDSICVHGDTPGAVTLAQRVRAALESAGVDLRPAV, encoded by the coding sequence ATGGATCTCAACGCGGACCTCGGCGAGGGCTTCGGGCACTGGAACCTCGGCGACGACGACGCCCTGCTCGCCGTCGTGACCAGCGCCAACGTCGCCTGCGGCTTCCACGCGGGGGACGCCGGGATCATGCGCCGGGTCTGCGCGGGCGCGGCGGAGCGCGGCGTCGTCATCGGGGCGCAGGTGGGATACCGGGACCTGGCCGGCTTCGGCCGACGCAAGATCGAATACGAGCTTCCTCAGCTGCGGGACGAGCTGATCTACCAGGTAGGGGCGTTGCAGGCGCTGGCGGCCAGCGAGGGTGCGCAGGTCCAGTACGTCAAACCGCACGGCGCCCTCTATCACGCGGTCGACCACGTTCCGGCCGTCGTCGAGGCCACGATGGCGGTCGGCCTGCCGCTGCTGTGCGCGCCGGAATCCGTGTTGTCGACGGAGGCCGCTGACTCCGGCGTACAAGTCGTCTTCGAAGGGTTCGCGGACCGCGCCTATCGCGCGGACGGCACGCTGCTCCCGCGTGGCAAGCCTGGCGCGGTGATCGGCGACACCGAGGAGGTCGTGGCCCGCGCCTTGCTCATGGCCGTGGACCAGCGGGTCATCGCGCTCGACGGGACGGTGGTCCCGCACAACGTCGACTCGATCTGCGTGCACGGTGACACACCCGGGGCGGTCACGCTCGCTCAACGGGTACGCGCAGCGCTGGAGTCAGCGGGAGTGGACCTCCGTCCGGCGGTGTGA
- a CDS encoding MFS transporter, with protein sequence MLHDLLPRRVEARRILLATIFSAIGRGLTLPFMFIYLTKVRDISAFTAGLVMAWIAVCALVIGPIGGWAVDRFGARRVVVPMLLVEAAGVFSMGLVHNVTLAIGAATLIGLGGGVIWAGVNVILSSVTEEHERQKTFGLNFTLLNLGIGVGSVIAGSIVDIKQPSTFQLIYTLDAIAYLIPFLNLLFMRGVGQQLTVAASVGQPAARKAGYREVFAHKGFRRLLAFSIVMTISGYAQIEVGFTAFAIDVAHVKERVVALAFTANTLVIVLAQLIVVRLIQRRSRTRVLALVGVIMGASWLILGIAGVVDGRNAVISSIAVIACAAVFASAETLISPVNPTLINALATDELRGRFNALGSMVWSISGIVGPVTAAPLIAGGHAGIWVALTVCGCLVASLLALSLRRLITPEQDGLEAPQVESVGNPQSVTA encoded by the coding sequence ATGCTGCATGACCTGCTGCCCCGGCGTGTCGAGGCCCGGCGCATCCTGCTGGCCACGATCTTCTCGGCGATCGGCCGGGGACTCACGCTGCCCTTCATGTTCATCTACCTGACGAAGGTCCGGGACATCTCGGCGTTCACCGCCGGTCTCGTGATGGCGTGGATCGCAGTCTGTGCCCTGGTCATCGGCCCGATCGGCGGCTGGGCGGTGGACCGGTTCGGCGCGCGCCGCGTGGTCGTGCCGATGCTGCTCGTCGAGGCGGCCGGAGTCTTCAGCATGGGCCTCGTGCACAACGTCACCCTCGCCATCGGCGCGGCCACCCTCATCGGCCTCGGTGGCGGCGTCATCTGGGCGGGCGTCAACGTCATCCTCTCCTCGGTCACCGAGGAACACGAGCGGCAGAAGACGTTCGGCCTGAACTTCACGCTGCTCAACCTGGGCATCGGCGTCGGCTCGGTGATCGCCGGGTCCATCGTCGACATCAAGCAGCCGAGCACGTTCCAGCTGATCTACACGCTCGACGCGATCGCGTACCTGATTCCGTTCCTCAACCTGCTCTTCATGCGCGGGGTCGGGCAGCAGCTCACCGTCGCGGCCTCGGTCGGGCAGCCGGCCGCACGTAAGGCGGGCTATCGGGAAGTCTTCGCCCACAAGGGCTTCCGGCGGCTGCTCGCCTTCAGCATCGTGATGACGATCAGCGGGTACGCCCAGATCGAAGTCGGCTTCACCGCGTTCGCCATCGACGTCGCGCACGTCAAGGAACGAGTGGTGGCGCTGGCGTTCACGGCGAACACCCTGGTCATCGTCCTCGCGCAGCTCATCGTGGTACGCCTCATCCAGCGGCGCAGCCGAACCCGAGTCCTGGCCCTCGTCGGTGTGATCATGGGTGCGTCCTGGCTGATCCTCGGCATCGCCGGGGTCGTCGACGGACGCAACGCGGTGATCTCCAGCATCGCCGTCATCGCGTGCGCGGCCGTCTTCGCTTCGGCCGAGACGCTCATCTCGCCGGTGAACCCGACGCTGATCAACGCGCTGGCGACGGACGAATTGCGAGGCCGTTTCAACGCCCTGGGTTCGATGGTGTGGAGCATCAGCGGCATCGTCGGCCCGGTGACCGCCGCGCCGCTGATCGCCGGTGGGCACGCTGGGATCTGGGTCGCGCTGACCGTCTGCGGCTGCTTGGTCGCGTCGCTGCTGGCTCTCTCACTGCGCCGCTTGATCACGCCGGAACAGGACGGCCTCGAAGCGCCGCAGGTCGAATCGGTGGGCAATCCGCAGTCAGTCACCGCCTGA